One window of Flavobacterium ammonificans genomic DNA carries:
- a CDS encoding CDP-alcohol phosphatidyltransferase family protein: MSKLAAQDKFLDLSDYGRPFGKFLANSLKNTRFTPIHVTLLFGITGLIAMYCIFNRSYVWAGFFIVLKSGIDAADGELARLKNTPSYVGRYLDSVFDIILNFLFLMTICYVSQTSFWLTLIAFFCIQLQGTLYNYYYVILRNKSVGGDTTSKVFEYKTPRALPGETQKSVNILFKIYTIVYGGFDKIIHALDSDAYKVKTLPNWFMTLVSLYGLGFQLLIIAVLLPLGQIEWIIPFFIAYSILIFILIGIRKTYFN, translated from the coding sequence ATGTCTAAACTAGCCGCTCAAGATAAATTTTTAGATTTATCAGATTACGGAAGACCTTTTGGAAAATTTCTTGCCAATAGCTTAAAAAATACGCGCTTTACTCCTATTCATGTCACATTATTGTTTGGCATTACTGGACTAATCGCGATGTATTGTATTTTTAACCGAAGCTATGTATGGGCGGGCTTTTTTATTGTTTTAAAGTCTGGAATAGACGCAGCCGATGGTGAATTAGCTCGTTTAAAAAACACGCCCTCCTATGTTGGTAGGTACCTTGATAGTGTGTTTGACATTATTTTAAATTTTCTGTTTTTAATGACGATTTGTTATGTATCTCAAACTTCATTTTGGCTTACTTTAATTGCATTTTTTTGCATTCAATTGCAAGGTACTTTGTACAACTACTACTATGTGATTCTGAGAAATAAATCGGTTGGTGGTGATACAACTAGTAAGGTATTTGAATACAAAACACCGAGAGCTTTACCTGGAGAAACTCAAAAATCAGTCAATATTTTATTCAAAATCTATACTATAGTTTATGGCGGTTTTGATAAAATTATTCATGCCTTAGACAGCGATGCCTATAAGGTAAAAACCTTGCCCAATTGGTTTATGACCTTAGTTTCCTTGTATGGATTAGGATTTCAATTACTAATTATCGCAGTGCTTTTACCATTAGGTCAAATCGAATGGATTATTCCTTTTTTTAT